From Enterococcus mundtii:
AGGTGAGACTTTACTTGCTAGCTCAACAATATAAGTTCTAGCACTTGGAAAAACTGCATCATGATATTTATAATCCTCCATTTGAGGGTTTCTATTTCCATTATCATTATTAGTTTCTGGTCTTTTAAAAACACTAGTTATAGTACTATAACTATCAATTACGGCTCCCTGATTATCTTCCATCAAAACTTGCACTTCATCACTTTCATTTAGTTTAGTTTTTAGTTCGAAAGAAAAACTACCATCATTTCCTACTTTCTGTGTCGCTATATGCTGATTATTAATATACAACAACGCATTATTTCCAGGAATGTTTATATGATTTGGTAATGCCTTAATGGAAGTGGTCTCAGTAGTTAACTCTATAAAGTGGCCAAAATCAACTAACTCTGGTGGAGTTACATTTATAACCGTTATTGGACGGATCTTTTCCAATTCTTCTTGTGATAGGGATATCCCTCCCTCATTCATTCCTCTACTTATTGATACAAATTCAATAATTGTACCTTCTTTGAGGAGATTTTCAAATTCAAAAGATACTCTTCCAGCTTTTCCGAGAGCGTTATTTTCTTTTTCTTCCCATGTTTGGATCGGTGATTCGTTCCCCACCGTAGAAGCCGTATAATTATTAGAATTATTGTCGGGATCCGTTACTTTTATTTCGACAGTAATTTCATCCGTACCAGCTTCCCTTATATCATCTAATCCTTCTTTATAAGAAAACTCAGCTATAAATGATTGATCTGCATTGGTTGGTTGCCTAACTCCGTCTAAAATAGGAGCTGAATTATTAGCAGATATTCTGGATACTCTTCCAGATAGTCCAGGTAAAGAGTCTGTTAGGTTCAGATTATTACTCGAAGATGCGGAAACAAAATCTCTTCCTTCATAAGCGACATCAATTTTCTCAAAGAAACCTATTTGGGGATCATTATCAAACTTACTTCCAGTGGCCCATGCGGAAAAAAAAGTATCTGTTATATTTAAGCTAGATCCGTTTTTAGTTCCAAAAATATCACCTCCATCTTTCCTGACGTTTTTAAAATCAAAATAGTACGGGGAGTGTACATTGAATTCCATAGTGTCTTGGGCTACGAAAACCCCCCATTCACGAGTATTAATTGAAGAGCCTTCAGCATAAAAAATAGTATCCGCTTTTTGATTAAATTTTAGATGTCCACCATCAGAATACAAAGCTGCTGCATAATCATTCGTTAAACGTAATTGTGACCTAGCTCTATCCGCACTATTATTATCGATACTAAAATTATTCTCTCCATTCCCAAGATAAATAGTAGAATAATTTGATGAAACAGAGCCACTATTAGGACGATTGGTATAATGCCTATTATTTAAGTTGAGAGTTCCACCACTTGTAATAATAATATTATTGTTAGAACCACTCATAGATAGTGCTCGAGTATTAGTCCCAGGATTATCAAACTCTACGTGCTTGCTAGAAATAGATGAATTATTTCTTATATAAACATCATTTGACCCCGTAGTAATATCAATCAAAGGATTATTTCTTCTCGCTGAACTCTCAATATCTATTTTCGAAAAATTATCTACTGTAAGCTGTGCATTAGTCGTGCTCATTCCAATAGAAGTACCATATAAATTCTTACTGATAATTTCAGAATTATTCTCCACTTTTAAATCTGCAGACTCTCCATTCATAAAAATACTTCTAGGTCCACCCGATAAAACATCAATGGATATTTTAGAATTTTTTGAGACCTCTAATATTGGTGAGGATCCAGCTATTCGGATGGAGTTATTATTATCAATTGCTGCAGTATTTGTGGTACTCTGTGCTCTAATCGATAAGTTTGAGTTATCAGTTACCTTTAATGATGGATTAGTATTCCCATTTCCGATTAAGATATTTTCATGTATGCCGTTTCCTCCAGCTATAGACATTTGGCTGTTATTAGTCAATTCTAAAAAAGAATTTTGCCCATTCAACGTTACTCCATTGGCTGACCTCATATTTTTGATGTTGATTTCACTATCAGATGAAAGGAATTTGGGTTTGTTACCCGTGATTTCTACTCCATAACCAGTTGTACCAATAAAATCAATAAGACTAGATTGTGTATTAACTAAAGCATTGTGTCCAGATAGAGATATACCTGCACCCTCTGCAGTATTAAGCTTTAGATTTGATTTATTAGCATTTAGCGTGCTACTTTCTCCATTTAGATTGAGTGCTCGACCGGATATTGTATTTATATCTAAGTGACTGTCATTTAAATTAACTTCCGCATTTGTACCGTTTAAATATAGTCCGCGGCGTGCATTAGAAGTTACAGAAACATTGAGCTCTGACCCACTGGTAATATTTATTTTTGGTTCTACTCCTCTTAAATGAATAGCATTATTTAAAGTGTCTGTCGGAGATCGAGTAGCACTGGATGTTGTAACGGACAACTTTGAGCCACCTGTAACGGAAAGCTCTGGACGCGCATTATTGTCTCCTATTGCAACGTTTTCTAACGTCCCAGTTCCACCACCATTGATGGACATCTCACTTTTATTTCTCAAAGAAAGTAACGCATCTGTTCCTCGTAAAATCATTGCTTGAGAAGGATCAGTATCCGTCATTTCAATGCTACTCTCATTCATTAATACCTGTGGAACTATTCCTTGTAAGTAGATACCTCGACCTGTAGTAGCTGTCAGAAAAAATTGTGTCTGATTTAATGACAACTGTGGATTATCGCCAATTAAGTTTATTCTTTGACCTGTAGTACTTGTAAAACTCCCGGTCCCCTCCTCATAATCAACTTTAGGTGAATCACCAGTCAAGGCAAGTGTCGCTCCTGTTGTTGAGCGAATGTCACTATTACTTTTAGTGGCCGAAAACAATGGCTCACTACCTATTAGACTAATTGCTGCGTGTGTAGCAGAGGTCACAGATAATTTTGAATCAACAACTATTATTTTAGGATTATTTCCAGATAGATATATGCCTCTTTTAGCAGCCGTGCTTGTAACCGTTAGCTCACTAGCTGAATTAACCGAAATTTTAGGACTTGCGCCGCTGAGTATAATAGCATTATTTGTTGTAATGGTCGGAGTTGCTGGAGTTCCAAACGTGCTTATAGATAACTTCCCATTTGTTTGTAAAGCTATTTCGGATTTTTCTCCTCTTAAATCGATCGTATTTGCCGTCCCACCAGTTGTCATAATCGTAATTGCTGAGCCAGCTTCTATTACAAGTTTTGGCGCCGATACTAGGGCTGAAGAAAAGAAGATAGTCATATTACCTCGGCTAATTGTCACTTGTGCTTGATTTACAGCTTTGACTTCTTTTGCTTCAATAAAAGCCGCAGAAGAAATTATCCGCGTAAAATTGGAGTTCCCACCTGTAAAAATAATCGTTCCATCTGGCATAGAAGCAAGTCGCATCGTATTTGCGTTGACTTCTGCTACATCTTCTATTTCTAATACCCAATTGCGACTAACTTGCGTTGTTGCATTGACTAAAGGAGTAGTGCCAGTCTTTGTGATTGTTGCGTCCTCTATCCGAAAGGTCATTGGTTCACTCACTTCTGCTAATTGAAAATAAAAACTATTGTTACCAAAAGTCAGCGTATGACCGTTTCCTTGTATCTTGATTGGTCGATCGATCGTCATGATATTTGCTGTAGTTTCAGTTAAACTCGCTTGAACAGAGATAATTCCGACTTCAGGATTTGCAACTGCTTCTCTAAATGCAGCCATTGTTGCGACTTCTGCCGTATTTCCTTCAAAGACTGTCTTTTCGAATTTTTTGTTCTTAGAAGGAATTGATTCTTCATTCGATTCTTCGGTTGCTATAAGCGCTTCTTTTTCTTCTGATTGTTTCGTTGTATTCGTCTCTTCATTTGCTTCATCAGACGAATCCTGATTCGTTTCTGATTGATCTTCAGTCTCCGGTTCTTCCTTTTTCGATATTTCAAGTGTCGCAGTTGCTTCTTCGACCGACACCTCATAGTTGCCTTCAGATTCAAATACCACAGGAAGTACAAACGTTTGTTGCGCACGCTCCGCTTGAATCACCCATTCACCTGATTCTTCTTCTTGATCGATGGTAATCCCAGCTTGTAACTGATCTTTTCCCAGCTTTGCTTCCTTCGAAAGAGTAATCCTTGCCTCTGACACCTCTTGATCTGAGAAAAAGGTCACCTTCAATGGCGCTTCAACCGTTCCTTGCAGGCGAGAGTGAGGAAAATAAAAGCGAGGCTCGCTTTCTTCTTCCACTTCCAGGTAGTTTTTCATGGTTGGAAGTTCCAACTGTTCTTCTTTCTGTATCTGCCCCGCTTCTTTTTTCTCCGTAGTTTCCGCATAGACGATGCCTACTGGCAGGAGGAATGCATGTAGAATAAGAATCGTCGTCCCTAAAACGAGCATTCCTTTTTTCATTAGCTTTCTCATGGAATCCTCCTCTCTATACTTCTTTTTCGCTTTCACGTGTTCTTTTCTTTTGTCTCATCAGGTAAAGCACAAGTCCAAGTATTAAAATAAGCAAAATAATCGCTCCAATCATCCACCAATTGACACCTGAATCAATCGTTACGTCTTCTCGATTTAGCTTTCGGGCTTCATCAGCTTCAATCGTAAATTCACGCGTCCATGACCATTCATTGTCTCCAGAAGTAGCCGTCAATTCTAAGATATAGTTCCCACTTCGAAACCGGTCTCCTTCTAAGGAAATTGGAAAATTGAAATTGGAATTAGGTGCCATCTGCATCATTTCTTTCTCCGCCTTATAGAGAACCTCGTTCTCCCCTGCTCGTTTTACGGTAGCTTCCACCGCCAATTGATTGACAAAAGTGGGCGTAAAGTTTTGTAAAGTGGCGCTGATCACATTGCGGTAGTTCAATTGATCTGCAAACACATCTAATAGTTCTAACTCCGGTTGCACTGAGTCTCTGTTATTACTGACGACCACACCAACCACATAGGCAAATTCATTTTTAATGGCCACGCCTTCTCCTTCATTGGTTTCTTCTGTTTCCTCTTTTAGTTCGGCAATGCGTAACCCACCTGCTAAAAAGCCGTCAAAGGCTTCTTCTGGCATCTGTAAGGGAATCTCAACCGTCTTCTTTTCATTTCCAGCTAATTCAATGACACCGGAAGTAGTTATCAGCTCATCCAAGGAGTGGGTTAAGGTTGGATCCGCTTCTTCGGCATCTTTGCCGTATTCGACGTGTCCTAACACGTTGGTATACGCCGTATGCGGTGTCAACTGAATCCTTATGGGTTCTGCACTCGTATTCCCAATCTCCAAACGCAAGGTTTCTTTTTGATTCGGGGCTAGATTCAAATCGTAATAGCCTTTGTCCTCATCTACTTGGCTGTCTGGAAAAAGTGGTGTGGCATAAATATTTAGCGCCGTTTCTTCTGCTTGAACTGACGTCGGAAAGAAAAAGAAGAGAATAGCGAGTATCCACAGGTGTCTATCGTTCTTTTTTGTAGGTTTCATTCTATGAATCCTTTCTTACAAGGTGCTGTGATACTATTAGTTTGTCATTTGATAAACAAATTGTTTTTTTTAGATTTCTATACTCTTAGGATCTGGATTTTCTGGAGTTGTAGTTAATTCCCATGTCAGTGTGGAGCGATACGTCACGGCATCTTTTGCAGTTGAACCTGGGACAAATAGTTTGATTGCTTCATTTTCGACTACGTCCGCTCCCGCTGTGACTTGTTGTGCAATGGTCGCGTAGTTCCCCCAAACAACGGAAGTTGATCCGGCACCTTTTTTAGCTGCCGCTGTCATCACTGGCACAGCCTTTTCCCCGGGTAAAATCTCAAGGCCCGTAGCATGTACCTCGGGTTTTTGTTCAAGGTCTTCAACGCTATAAATTAGTTCTGGATTAAATAAGGTGATTTTCGCGCCTTTAAGTATGGAATTTTGTGTATCCTTTGGTCCCTCAAATTCAGACAAGCTAACCGTTAGTTTCCATCCTTTATTCGTACCACGTGTGTCTTGGACTTGTGCCAAACTCACATAAGGGACCATGTTTTCTGCGCCCGTCGTGCCTGCCTTTTGTTGTCTTTCTGCAACCATATTGTAATTTTTATCGGTAGTTGAGATAATTTGTGAGCCGAAGTTCATCGTTGGCACCGTCGCAATCGTTAACGGTCCTTTATTTTGTCCATCTGGTCCTGTAATAGGTGGGATTGTTACGTCTGGACCTTCTGGTAGTTTATCCACTTCAGTATCATCATTTCCTGGGGTGAATGTGATTTGACCTTCGGTTGTCGTTTTACGGACTTCGCTTGTTTCTTTCTGTTCTCCATCAGCAAACACTTGAACGCCTCCAGCTAAAATGGTAGTAGATAATGCAGTAACACTTATTAACCGAATAAATTTCATATGTGATTTCCTCTTTCAACTTTTATTTTTGATTTTCTTAGTCTTATTTTTACACTGATAATAACAACTAGAATAATGATTAACCAACCTATTAAAATCAGTGAGTGGTTTTGCACAATAGTGTTTGTTTGCGGCAGCTTACCGCCTGTTTGGGTGGTTAAAACCGGTGGTGGATCTGGTGTACCGATTGGCTCGTAATATCCTGAAAACTGAATTGATCCTTCGGACTCAGTCGACTGAATCAAGGCGGCTTCTACCCTATACGGTATGCATAGAAGTAACAATATATTGTTGTTAACAAGTTTTTTTGCATTTTTCATTTCCCTCCTCCTTTTACAAACCGATATATAACCCATCATATTTTGGTTGTATGTTTACAGATCGGTTTTTAGATATATCCTCTCTGCAACTGATACTTTACCTAAAATTTTCATTAAATAAAATCCATTATTTTCGTAATATAAGGAAATGAAAAAATATCTATAAACATTTCTCTCACATGTGAGTATTTTACGAATTGTAAATACGTTCGAATAAAATCGAGAAATAATTTTGTATTTATAATTGTCTTAACGCATCATAATAGGGATAAGTTTTTTCACAAAGAGTACTACCATGTCTTCTTTTAATCACAAGTCACTACTAAATCAGCATATGTTATACTTTTTTAATAAACTATCGTTTAATTTATTTATAAAGCAAGTTTAGAAAATATTTCGCTCTTATAATTACGCTTTAAGTTTGAACTTCCATTTTTATAATTATCTTGTTTTAAGGTTACTTCTTCTTTTAAGATTATTTCTATTTCTACGATTGGGTTCATAATTTCCTGAGAATGCGGCATTCTCCTTATTTTCCGTATTATTGAAATAATGTAGAAATATCTTTCTATTTTTCCAAAGAAAAAATTTAGTATAAGTGCCGATTTAGTTGCTTAGTTATACGTGTCCAATCATTCTCACTTGGAATCGTATTTACCAACAAATAATCTTTTTTTAATGAATACTCCCAGAGATAGGGACGATAATTCGTCACAACTAAATCAATTTCCTCAGCATCAATTCGATCTGACGTCAATTCTTGCAAGGGAAGTAATTGAATCCGATGATTGTGGCCTATACGTTGCTTGGCCTGCTGGTAAAGCGTTTGGACCACAATAGAATTACCTGCTAATAAAAATAAAACAGACTTTTTAGGATAATAAGTTCTAAGTAACAGATTAGTGAACAAAGTAAATTCGACAACGACATCCTCAAAGAACTGTTCACCTAATCCAAGCACCTTCTGATGCTGGCGTAAAAATTGACGGTTTGTTTGATAGGCTTGTGAGTGGTTCACAATAGCTTGATCTCTTTCTTCTGCTAATTGCTTATTCCAAATAGGATGAAGAGTGTAGGTGAGGCTTTTTGAAGCCAAAAATGAAGATAATAAATCGGTGAGAATCTTACGATCCCAGCCTTCAAACTGAGAATTCGAAAAATACTTCCATGCGACTGATTTTATTAAAGGCCGTTGATTAAATAGGCTGTAAAAATGTCGTTCTCGTTCAATCTGATTAATCGTGCGCTGCGCCACAAGTATTAAATAAAGCCAGATAAACTCATCCTTAGGTATATTTATATTAAATGCGTTAGCTAACAAATCTCGAAGAGAATACAGCATGATAAAATCCTTTGCTTTTGTAATCCTTTGCTTTTTAAAAAAAGTAAGGGTCACGAGTTTTCCTTGCTGGACTCGGTTCATCATAAGATATACCAAAAAATAAAATTCTGCAGCAGATACCCCAGTACCAACTTCATAATCGCCCAAATAATCGGATAAATTTTCCAGAATTAATGAGTGTATAATTTTGGGTGGCTGTATCGTATGCGTTGTGTATTCCCCCAAGTAGTAAAAATCATAAAAAAATTTCCTGATATTCTCTTCATCTCCAACTAACGTGACAGGATTCAAACTAAGTTTTAAATCATAGGATTTGAGAGGCTTTTCAGCCCGAAGTAAAAAACGTCGAAATGAACTTTCCCCGTAGTTATATTCAAGGGCTAGTTCTTGAAAAGGTTTTAATTCGCCTCTAAAAATCTGACCAATTACAGCAAAAAGTATCTCCGATTTTACCAAATCTGCCTTTTTGTCCATATAGCAGTCATGGTTAACCTCTTCAAATCTATATCCGGTTTGTTTAGCACATAAGATAATATGTTCCCCAAAATACTCTTTAATGCCGTTAATATCTTTTCCTAGCGTCCGTTGTGATACAGAAAGTCTTTTCGATAATGCAACAAGCGTAAAATTCGGTTCTTTTTCAATATTATTTAATATTTGAATCCATCTAGTACTCATAGAATTCACCATAAAATCTAATTGGAGTTGACGCATCGATTCCGTTCCTCCTTTTGTTAATTATATATCTTGTCTTTGATTACAATATGCCATGATACTTATGCGAAGTATCGGGAGATTGCCTTCTGTATCTCTTCTTTTCTGGGGAACTGAGATAGCTTTAAGACTCTTTCCTTCTGATTTATTTCCGTGAGATTACTCACTTCAAGAAAATGTTGATAAGAAGTCTTATCAAATGCAGATATGTTCACGACTAACCAGCCAGCTTGGAGTAATTCTGATTCTACTTCCTTTTTTATCCATCTCTTTAGTGCATTGGATCCTGACAATCGATAGGTAACGTAGAGAGATTTATAATAGAACTCTTTTTGACGAATAACCCTACTTTTATGACAGGGCAATAATTGAAAAAAAAGGTGCATTAATGATAAGTAGGTACTAAGAAACTGAGAAGCAAGTTCCTCATCTGTTTGTATTAACATATAAGAAGAGACATTTGGCAGAGAAAATTCTCTTAAAAACCTCTTTTGTAGCATTGGATTAAGAAACTGTTCCTCCTTTAAGGATAAAAGAAATAGTGCTGCTTTTTCTTGATTTGGTAACGAAATTGTGACTTGATAATTGAATGCTCGTACAAGCATTTTTTGGAGAGAAGTTTCCTCATTTTTTTTTAGCTCGCATCTCTGTGTTATTCTTAATTGCGCAATAACTATCCATTGGTTCATTCGTTTTTCATCTATCTGCCACGCTCCTTTTTGTACTCTTGTTTGTATCTTACATAACTGTTTGATTTTTTCTATAGCCACCTCTGGATAGACCGGCAACGAAAAATAAAAATCATAGAGTAGCTGACGGATCGTCACTTCTTCCCCCACAAAAAAGTTGTTCTTAGCATCTAGCTTAACTTTGTACTGCTTGGTTAAAAAAGATTGGAATTGATGCTTCATCCGGCCAAAACTGGCACTTGACACATTTAGTTTTTTTGCCCATTGGGCATTAGATAGTTCTTGTCCACTGGCAATGCAGTCAAAAAAGAAAAAAAATTGTTCTTCGGCTAATAAAGCACGTTTTTTCTGTTCATAAGTATTGGGATCTTGTAAGGAAAAATGATACCCTGTTTCATCTCCAATCCAAAGAATCGAGCAATCAAAATAGGCTTTTAATTCTTGGACATCATTTAAAATTGTTCGCCGTGTATAATTAGTTTTTTTTGCAAGCGTATTCAGCGTTGCATATTCATCTTGTTCTAATAGATTCAATAAATTAAACCATCTCCGGATCTTTTTTTTACAAATCAAATGCTCAAACAAAGGCTTCATTGATAGATATTCTCCTTTCGTAAAATAGGAAAAGGTCTCTTTTCACAGTTTTATTATTCGTTTACTGGTACTATACTGAGATACCGTGTAAAAGTCGTTTAATAGTTTGTAGATTTAGTTCCAGAAGCTTGCGATATTTAAAAAAATGTACTCTAACCTACATTATTCTCATTATCAAAGTGATACTGACTCCTTACATATTCTTACTAGTAATAAGGTCCATCATTTCTTCAGAAATCAATAATATACTTTCAGTTTCTTCATTATCTACACGTCGATTTTTTATTTGTACGTTCCTCAATTATCGTTAATTTGTCCTGCTACTTTTGTTAAGCGTTGAGGCTGTGAATGATAAGTTTTATCTCTCACTGTAATTGACAGAATCCACCTCCAACTGTTAAAAATAATCGAAGCTTCAATATGCACTTCACTTCGTTCAAAAACTGCTATTCTCAGAACTTATAAATAGAGCAGTTAGTGTGAAAATATTTGATTCGAAATTAATCTCGTGTTTATTTCCTGAATAATTAAATCTCTGATGAGAATTTTTAATGAAGAATATAATATAAAGTTGTTCTGTATACATTTTTCGTCTACTGAATTATTATTTAAATCATCAATATACTCAACTGAGTTTGTGACTCGATCTACATTCTTAAATATATCTATATCTGTTTTAATTTACTCTGATATTTCTTTATTATGACCTTCATAAAATCCGCTATCGTCTAAAGTTAAAACCTTCTCTTTCTTGTTCGACTCGTTATTAACCGATTATTCTCAACTATTTGACTGGCTATCTGATTGTTAGGCAACTTATCCCAATCCCTTTTTGCTTCTTATGGAAAATGAATACGAATTACTTTGGTTCCTTGTTCACCAAGAATAGATATTCTAATAGTTTCATTTGGAATCCCATTCATTTTTGATTATTAAGCGGATAAGCCATTTTTTCGATATACTCGGATCTATTTTATTCAAGGTTTTAAAGTGAATTCGAAATTTCTATTTCACTATCTTTTTTTAGTTTGATTAGAGAAACCTTCTTATAGAAAGACTGAAATACTGGATCCTGAAGAAATTAATACTATAGTTTTAGCAAATAATAATTCAGAAGATAATTTCTCTTTCTAGGTATCTTCATTAATCTTTTTTAATCAATTTCCATTGAAATACCAAACTAGAAACTTCAAAGTATTGATAATCACCCATTAAAATAGTTACTGTGACACTATGATATATTATTCTAAAATTTGTTTAATCTTCATTTATTATCACGCGTAACACCGTCAAGTAAACGCTTCCTTTTTATTTAAGAATAAATAAAACGACAATAGTTTGTTTACAACAAAACCTTGCAATATCAAATAATAGAAATTATCTACATTGTTATAGAAGAAAGAATCGAATATTATGACTCTACTGGTTAAATTTAATAATAAGGATTCAGGTATAATAATACACATCGATAAGCAATCGTTATCAAAATCTCAAGACTCATTTCACTCCTTATCTTTTTTAAAATGTTTTTATTTACATTATCCGAAATATACTTCAAATAAAAATCATTATTTGCACCTTCTGTTGAACCTGTGAAAATTATCTCATTATTTAAAATTTGTAAACTGATATCATACTATCTATTTAATATAATATAATTTAAAGAATATCTACTATTCTGTGTTTATGTTAATTCTATATAAAGGTTAAAAAATACTTATTTTCCATACTTTTTGCTTCGATATTTATATACTAACTGAAAAGATACCGAGTTACTGTCACTTAGTCATATAATATATACTACGTGTCAATAGCTGAGAATTTTTTGCAAAATTGAAAATAAATCAAATTAATTTGTGAACTATTATCCTTAATTAGTGCAATCATTTCTATTAATTTTTTTTAAACCTTAAATATTATTAAAATAGCGATATCCTATTAAACAAAAAAATACTACTTAATAGCACATCACTACAGAATAAATAACGATTTATGTGTCTTCCAATTTAAGTACAATACAATTTATCAAATATAATGGTATTTGAGTGCTACAAATTGTAATTGAAAAAAGCTGCTAAGAAGCTATACAATTATCTCACTAAACAGAAAGAGAATTGATATTGTTTTACCTAGAGTTTTTAAATGCTTCATTCAAATAATTGGAAAATGTTCAAATTGGTTCCCTTATAAAATTAGTAAAGAAATAAAACGATATACAATTAAAATAATTGATTAGTTATCCACTTCCATGTACTCAAAGACAATATAATATAAAAATATCTATGTTTACGATACAACTGTCATTTTTATGAGCTGTCCTTATTTTTAAATTAGAACAAATTTTTTTCGGTCCACATAAATCATTACCGCTTGTTTTCTTACTTTATATAACAACCTGATTGCACAACTGCTACTCACCAGGGACTAAATTTTCTACAAGAGTTTCTAGTACATTGTGAGTTTTTGGATGGGGTTGTTCTTTACTATTTAGTGGTATGGTATAGTGTGGTTTTGTACATTCCAGTTGAGTGTGTAAAAATAAAAAATCAAAGTCCCTGGCAAATAGCAGTTGTGCAATTTGGTTGTTAGCTGCTTTCAACAAAAATGACAGAAAAGCACATCCTTGAATTAGCAGTTGACTTGAATGAATACTCCCAGCCATATTTTTCAAAAAGTTGTTGTACGATAAACAATCCTAAACCAGAACCTCCAGTATCTCGACTTCTGCTAAAATCCGGTCGATAAAAAGGTTGGAAAATCTTACTTAATTCCTCCTCCGTAAGTATCTGATTCACTTCGTTTTCAATCACTAATTGTTTACCATCAAAAAACAGACTGATTTCTCCCTCATGCTTCGTATATTTGAAGGCATTACTTAGTAGGTTATCTAAAATTTTATCAATATCATTTTTATTACCGATGATTTTCTCCCCTTTTAGATTGACGACTAGTTTTTTCTGTTCTGCTTCCGCAAGTATCCGGAAAGAAGTCAATTTATGTTCGATCATTTCTTTGATTGAGACTTCTTCATAGACCACATCATCTGAAGGCAAATTGTTTCTTGAGGCAAAGAGGATATTATTGATCATTTCTGTTTGTTCTTGCAAAATATTTTTACAAACTTCTAAATAACGCTCTCTGTCTTTAAATTTCCCGACATTATAGATCATGCCATCAATCAGCCCCATCAATGAAGCAACAGGTGTTTTCAATTCATGAGAAGCGATTTGCATAAACTCTGACTTTGCTTGTTCCAATTCTTTCGTTTTAGCTACTTCAAGCT
This genomic window contains:
- a CDS encoding sensor histidine kinase; translation: MSIMLKNFLFSGIIIFLVSILSLIVLYFTMPIYYERMKLNEINKEFNQVAKSIENKDLATMQKVVDQYWFGREQSLDIMLINNNGMILGPFFDENLDYSGLSFVPDETNLYQEITDKQGNTYYLVGIYSMQPVAEASQVLLHLYPFIIIVSLIIGGIGAYYYSIYSTKKIKEISKVTEKMIELDADIRCDVKGTDEISLLAQDINHLYVSLIQTIEVLELEVAKTKELEQAKSEFMQIASHELKTPVASLMGLIDGMIYNVGKFKDRERYLEVCKNILQEQTEMINNILFASRNNLPSDDVVYEEVSIKEMIEHKLTSFRILAEAEQKKLVVNLKGEKIIGNKNDIDKILDNLLSNAFKYTKHEGEISLFFDGKQLVIENEVNQILTEEELSKIFQPFYRPDFSRSRDTGGSGLGLFIVQQLFEKYGWEYSFKSTANSRMCFSVIFVESS
- a CDS encoding helix-turn-helix domain containing protein; translated protein: MKPLFEHLICKKKIRRWFNLLNLLEQDEYATLNTLAKKTNYTRRTILNDVQELKAYFDCSILWIGDETGYHFSLQDPNTYEQKKRALLAEEQFFFFFDCIASGQELSNAQWAKKLNVSSASFGRMKHQFQSFLTKQYKVKLDAKNNFFVGEEVTIRQLLYDFYFSLPVYPEVAIEKIKQLCKIQTRVQKGAWQIDEKRMNQWIVIAQLRITQRCELKKNEETSLQKMLVRAFNYQVTISLPNQEKAALFLLSLKEEQFLNPMLQKRFLREFSLPNVSSYMLIQTDEELASQFLSTYLSLMHLFFQLLPCHKSRVIRQKEFYYKSLYVTYRLSGSNALKRWIKKEVESELLQAGWLVVNISAFDKTSYQHFLEVSNLTEINQKERVLKLSQFPRKEEIQKAISRYFA
- a CDS encoding helix-turn-helix domain-containing protein, which encodes MRQLQLDFMVNSMSTRWIQILNNIEKEPNFTLVALSKRLSVSQRTLGKDINGIKEYFGEHIILCAKQTGYRFEEVNHDCYMDKKADLVKSEILFAVIGQIFRGELKPFQELALEYNYGESSFRRFLLRAEKPLKSYDLKLSLNPVTLVGDEENIRKFFYDFYYLGEYTTHTIQPPKIIHSLILENLSDYLGDYEVGTGVSAAEFYFLVYLMMNRVQQGKLVTLTFFKKQRITKAKDFIMLYSLRDLLANAFNINIPKDEFIWLYLILVAQRTINQIERERHFYSLFNQRPLIKSVAWKYFSNSQFEGWDRKILTDLLSSFLASKSLTYTLHPIWNKQLAEERDQAIVNHSQAYQTNRQFLRQHQKVLGLGEQFFEDVVVEFTLFTNLLLRTYYPKKSVLFLLAGNSIVVQTLYQQAKQRIGHNHRIQLLPLQELTSDRIDAEEIDLVVTNYRPYLWEYSLKKDYLLVNTIPSENDWTRITKQLNRHLY